Proteins from a genomic interval of Candidatus Woesearchaeota archaeon:
- a CDS encoding AbrB/MazE/SpoVT family DNA-binding domain-containing protein: protein MALVKVKIRKWGSSLGVIIPKEIVEKKNLECGDEIDVELVKPCDLRKVFGTHKFKRSAQEIKDEMKKGWEK from the coding sequence ATGGCATTGGTAAAAGTAAAAATACGAAAGTGGGGAAGTTCGTTGGGAGTAATAATACCTAAAGAAATTGTAGAAAAAAAGAACTTAGAATGCGGGGATGAGATAGATGTGGAGCTTGTTAAGCCCTGTGATTTGAGAAAAGTTTTTGGTACTCACAAATTCAAGAGAAGTGCTCAGGAAATTAAGGATGAGATGAAGAAAGGATGGGAGAAATAA
- a CDS encoding ribbon-helix-helix domain-containing protein: protein MPTITLSVPEELKKRMDENKFMNWSEIAREAIKKQLERVEMMKDLEKIENIVKKSKLTEKDAIQIGRQINRSANKQLIDEINNRRKHTTGSTNKK from the coding sequence ATGCCAACAATAACATTATCAGTACCAGAAGAATTAAAGAAAAGAATGGACGAAAATAAATTCATGAACTGGAGCGAAATAGCAAGAGAAGCAATAAAAAAACAATTAGAACGAGTAGAAATGATGAAAGATCTCGAAAAAATAGAAAACATCGTAAAAAAATCAAAACTTACCGAAAAAGATGCGATACAAATAGGGCGACAAATAAATAGAAGTGCAAATAAGCAATTAATTGATGAAATTAATAATAGACGCAAACATACTACTGGCAGCACTAATAAAAAATAG
- a CDS encoding exonuclease SbcCD subunit D produces MKFSHIADVHIGSWRDPKMKILAEESFIKAIDISIQEKVDFLLIAGDLFNTAIPGIDQIKLAIKKLQELKEKNIPVYYIAGSHDYSPSGKTMLDIIEEAKLGINVTKGKINEQGKLQLQFTEDPKTGAKITGLIGRRGMLERKYYEALDTTNLEQENGFKIFMFHTSIDELKPKELQEMESNPISFLPKGFDYYAGGHVHIVAEYNEQNLTKKTEAQNTDNQNSKPRYQNVIYPGPTFPANFSELEKLNTGGFYIYDEGKLERKTLKIKETIIEKVLIENENPEQATTKIKNSLKNQDVQNKIILLRIEGQLSTGTTDQIEMKEIIQELYQKGAYFVMKNTNKLKTQEFKEIKIEEHHQEQIENKLIKEHLNQTENDFQDEEKLTKTLIQVLSQEKNEAEKQSDYEKRIQKDIDQTLESQ; encoded by the coding sequence ATGAAATTCTCACACATAGCAGACGTGCACATAGGCTCTTGGAGAGATCCTAAAATGAAAATACTAGCTGAAGAATCATTTATCAAAGCAATAGATATATCAATACAAGAAAAAGTAGATTTCTTATTAATAGCAGGAGACTTATTTAACACAGCAATACCTGGAATAGACCAAATAAAATTAGCAATAAAAAAATTACAAGAACTAAAAGAAAAAAACATACCCGTTTACTACATCGCAGGAAGCCATGACTACTCACCATCAGGAAAAACAATGCTTGACATAATAGAAGAAGCAAAACTAGGAATAAATGTAACAAAAGGCAAAATAAATGAACAAGGAAAACTACAACTACAATTCACAGAAGATCCTAAAACAGGAGCAAAAATAACAGGATTGATAGGAAGAAGAGGCATGCTGGAAAGAAAATACTACGAAGCATTAGATACAACAAATCTAGAGCAAGAAAACGGATTCAAAATATTCATGTTTCATACATCAATAGACGAATTAAAACCAAAAGAACTACAAGAAATGGAATCAAATCCTATAAGCTTCTTACCAAAAGGATTTGATTACTACGCAGGAGGACATGTGCATATAGTAGCAGAATACAATGAACAAAATCTAACAAAAAAAACTGAAGCACAAAACACAGACAATCAAAACTCTAAACCCAGATATCAAAACGTTATCTATCCAGGTCCTACCTTTCCAGCAAACTTCTCAGAACTCGAAAAATTAAACACAGGAGGATTTTACATATACGACGAAGGAAAGCTAGAAAGAAAAACACTCAAAATAAAAGAAACAATAATAGAAAAAGTATTGATAGAAAACGAAAATCCAGAACAAGCAACAACAAAAATAAAAAATTCACTAAAAAACCAAGATGTGCAAAATAAAATAATACTCCTAAGAATAGAAGGACAATTAAGCACAGGAACAACAGATCAAATCGAAATGAAAGAAATAATACAAGAACTATACCAAAAAGGCGCATACTTTGTAATGAAAAATACAAATAAATTAAAAACACAAGAATTCAAAGAAATAAAAATAGAAGAACACCATCAAGAACAAATAGAGAACAAATTAATAAAAGAGCATCTAAACCAAACAGAAAATGATTTTCAAGACGAAGAAAAACTAACAAAAACACTAATACAAGTATTAAGCCAAGAAAAAAATGAAGCAGAAAAACAAAGCGACTACGAAAAAAGAATACAAAAAGACATAGATCAAACACTAGAATCTCAATAA
- a CDS encoding endonuclease NucS, giving the protein MTKKPIEKIIQSYLIKNQGQELKKIDKTLTLLEEEYKITGGRIDILCHKKNWRKTTPIGIELKALNYNTSYAIGQLTKYINFMEPKNGQIYFLAPMIKKQIYDQLKPYYKKQQLHFYEYQIKPGQGFRFEKINPKKLNDNRPIKWMDEVLKEELWLQGIRKKLNIKNSKNIRAAFEIVKFFEKTDINQINKKNVSKLGSSILSHYDNNKKIKYLAKMLDIYAKI; this is encoded by the coding sequence ATGACAAAAAAACCAATAGAAAAAATAATCCAATCATATCTAATAAAAAACCAAGGTCAAGAACTAAAAAAAATAGACAAAACTCTAACACTTCTAGAAGAAGAATACAAAATAACAGGAGGAAGAATAGACATATTATGTCACAAAAAAAACTGGCGTAAAACAACGCCTATAGGAATAGAACTAAAAGCATTAAACTACAACACAAGCTACGCAATAGGACAACTAACAAAATACATAAATTTCATGGAACCCAAAAACGGACAAATATACTTCTTAGCACCAATGATAAAAAAACAAATATATGATCAACTAAAACCATACTATAAAAAACAACAACTACACTTCTACGAATACCAAATAAAACCAGGACAAGGATTTCGATTCGAAAAAATAAACCCCAAAAAATTAAACGACAACAGACCAATAAAATGGATGGACGAAGTACTAAAAGAAGAACTATGGTTACAAGGAATAAGAAAAAAACTAAACATAAAAAACTCAAAAAACATAAGAGCAGCATTTGAAATAGTAAAATTCTTTGAAAAAACAGATATAAACCAAATAAACAAAAAAAACGTTTCAAAACTAGGTTCTAGCATACTAAGCCATTACGACAACAACAAAAAAATAAAATATTTAGCAAAGATGCTTGATATCTACGCAAAGATATAA
- a CDS encoding ATP-binding protein, protein MEKAQIIGGRFGEILIRQKSDKEIEIGELLISDNKNQTKTLYQIYDMFFSSQISQQNLERISGMELEENIQSKFFNKNTRNYKLALCKALVNIINEKAEPTKNLPEIFNKLREPTEQDLKFLANKENTLFIGNLRSGTKKLPIHINLNAEKTLSHHILITGTTGRGKSVLMKNLLWSNIPNEKTAQLIFDPHDEYYGRNNIGLKDHPEKDKIKYYTPKETSQGQKTLRLNIKKIKPHHLDIIELTNPQKQIMYIYYKKFKENWIEQIITSDITQETQNKEINELSLAVLRRKIKIILDLDSQQQKLTETGIFSKEAGQITTTEIQKELEQGKTVIIDTSNFSGQKELLIANIITTEILEKYQYYNTKGQLNEKPTITIVLEEAPRVIGKEALEKGPNIFSTIAREGRKFKIGLCALTQLPSLIPKEILANMNTKIILGTEMNTERTAIIESASQDLTKDNRNIASLDQGEALITSTFTKFALPINIPFFDKRAKTEIQKQKETKSETKINMIGLK, encoded by the coding sequence ATGGAAAAAGCACAAATAATAGGTGGAAGATTTGGAGAGATATTAATTAGACAAAAATCAGACAAAGAAATAGAAATAGGAGAACTTCTAATATCAGACAACAAAAACCAAACAAAAACCCTATATCAAATATATGATATGTTCTTTAGTTCACAAATCAGCCAACAAAATTTAGAAAGAATATCCGGAATGGAACTAGAAGAAAATATACAATCAAAATTTTTTAACAAAAACACAAGAAACTATAAACTTGCCTTATGTAAAGCATTAGTAAACATTATTAATGAAAAAGCAGAGCCAACAAAAAATTTGCCTGAGATATTCAACAAATTAAGAGAACCAACAGAACAAGACCTAAAATTTCTGGCTAATAAAGAAAACACATTATTCATAGGAAACCTAAGAAGTGGCACTAAAAAACTACCTATACACATAAATTTAAACGCCGAAAAAACATTAAGCCACCATATACTGATAACAGGAACTACTGGAAGAGGAAAAAGTGTACTTATGAAAAATCTTTTGTGGAGTAACATCCCAAACGAAAAAACTGCGCAACTAATATTTGATCCCCACGACGAATACTATGGAAGAAATAACATAGGACTAAAAGATCATCCAGAAAAAGACAAAATAAAATATTATACGCCAAAAGAAACATCGCAAGGACAAAAAACATTAAGACTAAATATAAAAAAAATAAAGCCTCATCACTTAGACATAATAGAACTGACAAATCCTCAGAAACAAATAATGTACATATACTACAAAAAATTCAAAGAAAACTGGATAGAACAAATAATAACAAGCGACATAACTCAAGAAACACAAAATAAAGAAATAAATGAATTAAGCCTTGCAGTACTAAGAAGAAAAATAAAAATAATACTGGACTTGGATTCTCAACAACAAAAACTAACAGAAACAGGAATATTCAGCAAAGAAGCTGGACAAATTACAACGACAGAAATACAAAAAGAACTAGAACAAGGAAAAACGGTAATAATAGACACAAGCAACTTCTCAGGTCAAAAAGAACTATTAATAGCAAATATAATAACAACAGAAATACTAGAAAAATACCAATATTACAACACAAAAGGACAACTAAACGAAAAACCAACAATAACAATAGTATTAGAGGAAGCACCCAGAGTTATAGGTAAAGAAGCACTTGAAAAAGGACCAAACATATTTTCAACAATAGCAAGAGAAGGAAGAAAATTCAAAATAGGCCTTTGCGCACTAACGCAACTACCCAGTCTAATACCAAAAGAAATACTAGCAAATATGAACACAAAAATAATACTTGGAACTGAAATGAACACAGAAAGAACCGCAATAATAGAAAGCGCAAGTCAAGATCTAACAAAGGATAACCGAAATATAGCGAGTCTAGATCAAGGAGAAGCACTAATAACAAGCACATTTACAAAATTTGCACTACCAATAAACATACCTTTCTTTGACAAAAGAGCAAAAACAGAAATACAAAAACAAAAAGAAACAAAATCAGAAACAAAAATAAACATGATAGGTTTGAAATGA
- a CDS encoding class I SAM-dependent methyltransferase encodes MNQQAYWNNFWKQKLPPKKEISEFAKEANQIMKQHSIKTMLDIGCGAGQETIYFAKKGYKVTAIDLSTNALLKLRQQIQKENIQNIETKILDITKKRITGKYDAIYSELSIHYFNDTTTKLIITKIKTALNKNGLLFIRCKSTQNTAYKKGTLLEENFYEYQGKQMRLFTLQYMEELLKNYSMIKIKETKRPHYTKENKEITIHSIEAIVQKP; translated from the coding sequence ATGAATCAACAAGCATACTGGAACAACTTCTGGAAACAAAAACTGCCCCCAAAAAAAGAAATATCAGAATTTGCAAAAGAAGCAAATCAAATAATGAAACAACACAGCATAAAAACTATGTTAGACATAGGATGCGGAGCAGGCCAAGAAACAATATACTTCGCGAAAAAAGGTTATAAAGTAACCGCGATAGACCTTTCAACAAACGCACTATTAAAACTAAGACAACAAATACAAAAAGAAAACATACAAAACATAGAAACAAAAATACTAGATATAACAAAAAAAAGAATAACTGGAAAATACGACGCAATATACTCCGAATTAAGCATTCATTATTTCAACGACACAACAACAAAATTGATAATAACAAAAATAAAAACTGCCTTAAACAAAAATGGACTGCTATTTATAAGATGCAAATCAACACAAAACACAGCATACAAAAAAGGAACATTATTAGAAGAAAATTTCTACGAATACCAAGGAAAGCAAATGCGTTTATTCACTCTACAATACATGGAAGAACTATTAAAAAATTATTCGATGATAAAAATAAAAGAAACAAAAAGACCACATTATACAAAAGAAAACAAAGAAATAACAATTCATTCAATAGAAGCAATAGTCCAAAAACCGTAA
- a CDS encoding PIN domain-containing protein — protein sequence MGEITYFLDTYAFIGLLEGKKAYDKFKGVVSVITTKMNLLELYYYLIRTGNSKKADFYFDFFSSYCIDVSDSVFKEAAKFKFKNKSKNISYVDAIGYVLARSKGLMFVTGDKEFKDLDGVNFLR from the coding sequence ATGGGAGAAATAACTTATTTTTTAGATACTTATGCGTTCATAGGTTTACTTGAAGGAAAAAAAGCTTATGATAAATTCAAGGGTGTAGTTTCAGTCATTACGACAAAAATGAATCTTTTGGAGCTTTATTATTATCTTATAAGAACTGGTAATTCAAAGAAAGCAGATTTTTATTTTGATTTCTTTTCTTCATATTGTATTGATGTTTCTGATAGTGTTTTTAAAGAAGCTGCAAAATTTAAGTTTAAGAATAAATCAAAGAATATTTCTTATGTTGATGCTATAGGTTATGTTCTTGCAAGGTCTAAAGGATTGATGTTTGTTACTGGAGATAAAGAGTTTAAAGATTTAGATGGAGTGAATTTTTTAAGGTAA